In Candidatus Chlorohelix allophototropha, one DNA window encodes the following:
- a CDS encoding SUMF1/EgtB/PvdO family nonheme iron enzyme codes for MPNVPPKLKVFLCHSSGDKEAVRALYQRLKAESWLHPWLDEEELLPGQTWRDEIEKAVEQSHIILVCLSPASIDKEGYVQREIKVALTYADYMSESRIFIIPLKLTECEIPRRLREWQWVNYYDERGHERLIKSLQARAEQVGVLNNNGKPVATSPVIKIAEPKPTTPESEREMMLREIADINTSHTRRQQIGDTRRGVGVREDGLPDIAWLPVAPGGTLIIKIQQGLFDIKDCNFEVQPFYIAQYQVTYAQYQAFVKAKDGYKNREWWQGFPKRYERQPLQEQRTKILSNPRDTISWFQAVAFGRWLNKRMQGWKFPNPGGAGNPLIIGNNMQMRLPTEWEWQWAAQAGEEKRQYPWGTWANTREANLRRTTAVGMYPQGAAVCGAMDMSGNVLEWCQNKYGKLEVLGVDVSGEDRTLRGGSCDNDRGRASCMYRSRGYPSGGGAYIGFRLVVSFPIAGL; via the coding sequence ATGCCCAACGTACCCCCCAAACTGAAAGTGTTTTTGTGTCACTCGTCTGGGGATAAAGAGGCGGTACGCGCCCTATACCAACGCCTCAAAGCCGAAAGCTGGCTTCATCCTTGGCTGGACGAGGAGGAATTGCTGCCCGGACAGACTTGGCGCGATGAAATCGAGAAGGCAGTAGAACAGAGCCATATAATTTTGGTGTGCCTTTCGCCCGCTTCGATTGACAAAGAGGGCTACGTGCAGCGCGAAATCAAGGTGGCGTTGACCTACGCGGATTATATGTCGGAAAGCCGGATATTTATCATCCCGCTCAAATTGACCGAATGTGAGATACCGCGCCGATTGCGAGAATGGCAGTGGGTGAATTACTACGATGAGCGCGGACATGAGCGTTTGATAAAATCGCTGCAAGCACGCGCCGAGCAGGTGGGCGTACTAAATAATAACGGCAAGCCTGTTGCCACTTCGCCCGTTATAAAAATAGCAGAGCCAAAACCCACCACGCCCGAAAGCGAACGGGAAATGATGCTGCGGGAAATCGCCGATATAAATACGAGCCACACCCGCCGTCAGCAAATCGGCGACACCCGGCGCGGGGTGGGCGTGCGCGAAGACGGACTTCCCGACATAGCGTGGCTACCCGTTGCGCCGGGCGGTACTCTGATAATTAAGATTCAACAAGGACTCTTTGATATAAAGGACTGTAATTTTGAGGTGCAACCCTTCTATATAGCCCAATACCAAGTAACCTATGCGCAGTATCAAGCGTTTGTGAAAGCTAAAGATGGCTACAAGAACCGAGAGTGGTGGCAAGGTTTCCCAAAGCGCTATGAGCGGCAACCGCTACAAGAGCAGCGCACCAAAATATTAAGTAACCCACGCGATACTATTTCGTGGTTTCAGGCGGTGGCGTTTGGGCGGTGGCTGAACAAGCGCATGCAGGGCTGGAAATTTCCAAATCCGGGCGGGGCTGGTAACCCATTAATCATCGGGAATAACATGCAAATGCGTTTGCCAACAGAATGGGAATGGCAGTGGGCAGCGCAAGCGGGCGAGGAAAAGCGACAATACCCGTGGGGTACGTGGGCTAATACAAGGGAAGCGAATTTACGGCGAACCACAGCGGTGGGCATGTACCCGCAGGGGGCGGCAGTATGTGGGGCAATGGATATGAGCGGGAACGTGTTGGAGTGGTGTCAGAACAAGTACGGTAAGCTGGAGGTATTGGGTGTGGACGTGAGCGGGGAAGATCGGACACTGCGGGGCGGTTCTTGCGACAACGATCGAGGTCGTGCGTCCTGCATGTACCGCAGCCGTGGCTATCCGAGCGGCGGCGGTGCCTATATCGGGTTTCGGTTGGTGGTGTCGTTCCCTATCGCGGGTCTTTGA
- a CDS encoding WD40 repeat domain-containing protein has translation MKRLSLYLLTVLALLVPTLLTACGETTTSAGAATVINPSNAASVSLLSTLTGHSDGVYSVAFSPDGKTLVSGSGSSDKSIKLWDMATGKEVRTLTGGSSPVAFSPDGKTLASGSWDYSIKLWDIATGKLLNTITGHSQPVTSVAFSPDGKTLASGSDDNSIKLWDSATGKLLNTLSGHSYWVDSVAFSPDGKTLASGSEDGFIKLWDMATGKLLNTLGDKSGGVRSVAFSPDGKNLASGKGWDIKLWDMATGKEVRTLPNGYIVTSVAFSPDGKSLANGSDDKSIKLWDSATGKLLNTISGHSRPVESVTFSPDGKSFASGGEDGFIKLWGMG, from the coding sequence ATGAAGAGACTTAGCCTATACCTACTTACCGTATTAGCCTTATTGGTTCCTACATTGCTGACAGCTTGTGGCGAGACTACCACCAGTGCGGGCGCGGCAACGGTAATAAACCCTAGTAATGCAGCCTCAGTTAGTTTGCTGAGCACTCTCACTGGTCATTCTGACGGTGTCTATTCGGTAGCATTCAGCCCGGATGGGAAGACTCTCGTCAGTGGGAGTGGGAGTTCGGATAAAAGCATCAAACTGTGGGACATGGCAACGGGCAAGGAAGTGCGCACCCTTACTGGTGGTTCCTCACCGGTAGCATTCAGTCCGGACGGCAAAACCCTTGCCAGTGGGAGTTGGGATTACAGCATCAAGTTGTGGGACATAGCAACGGGCAAGCTACTTAACACCATCACCGGGCATTCTCAGCCTGTTACATCGGTAGCATTCAGCCCGGACGGCAAGACCCTTGCCAGCGGGAGTGATGATAACAGCATCAAACTGTGGGACAGCGCAACGGGCAAGCTACTCAACACCCTCAGCGGGCATTCGTACTGGGTCGACTCGGTAGCATTCAGTCCGGACGGCAAGACCCTTGCCAGCGGGAGTGAGGATGGCTTCATCAAGCTGTGGGACATGGCAACGGGCAAGCTACTTAACACCCTCGGCGATAAATCTGGTGGTGTCAGATCGGTAGCATTCAGTCCGGACGGGAAGAACCTCGCCAGCGGTAAGGGGTGGGATATCAAACTGTGGGACATGGCAACGGGCAAGGAAGTGCGCACTCTCCCCAATGGTTACATTGTCACATCGGTAGCATTCAGCCCGGACGGGAAGAGCCTCGCCAACGGGAGTGATGATAAAAGCATCAAGCTGTGGGACAGCGCAACGGGCAAACTACTCAACACCATCAGCGGGCATTCTAGGCCTGTCGAATCGGTAACATTCAGTCCGGATGGGAAGAGCTTCGCCAGCGGGGGTGAGGATGGCTTCATCAAGCTGTGGGGAATGGGCTAG
- a CDS encoding acyl-CoA carboxylase subunit beta, producing MSHDTNIPTDNVLEEALRERTARARSGGLKKYREKLPEQKKIFVRERLKLLLDADSFVEDRLLANWDKHDLAADGVIIGFGKIEGRKVALMANDPTVKAGSWGWKTVAKILHIQEKAQEYEIPMLYLVDSAGARITDQVLMFPGERHAGKIFYNEVKMSGVVPQICLLFGPSAAGGAYIPAFCDIVIMVDGNASMYLGSPRMAEMVIGEKVTLEEMGGARMHCTESGCGDMLVKNEEEAIAAARRYLSYFPPNWQQKPPLIEAKEATPGKPISAIVPSNQNKAFNMMDVINRLIDEGSFFEMKRLFARELITGFARIGGRAVGILANQSREKGGVLFVDSADKAARFIWLCNAFNIPLLFLSDVPGFMIGSKVERQGIIRHGAKMIAAVSEATVPKICVVIRKSYGAGLYAMCGPAFEPDCTIALPTAQIAVMGPEAAVNAVYLNQIMELPEEQRDDFVQSKREAYRKDIDIFHLASEMLVDTIISGDDLRAELLRRYDLYADKNVEFTRRRNPVYPV from the coding sequence GTGAGCCACGATACCAACATACCCACCGATAATGTGCTGGAAGAAGCCCTGCGTGAACGTACCGCCCGCGCTCGTTCCGGCGGACTCAAGAAGTATCGCGAGAAGTTGCCCGAACAGAAGAAAATCTTTGTGCGCGAACGGCTCAAGCTGTTGCTGGATGCCGATTCTTTCGTGGAAGACCGCTTGCTGGCAAATTGGGACAAGCACGATTTGGCGGCAGATGGCGTAATAATCGGCTTCGGCAAAATCGAAGGACGCAAGGTAGCGTTGATGGCGAACGACCCCACCGTGAAAGCCGGAAGTTGGGGCTGGAAAACCGTTGCCAAGATTCTGCACATTCAGGAGAAGGCGCAAGAATACGAGATACCGATGCTTTATCTGGTGGATAGCGCAGGGGCGCGTATCACCGACCAAGTGCTGATGTTCCCCGGTGAGCGTCACGCCGGAAAGATTTTCTATAACGAGGTGAAGATGAGCGGAGTTGTGCCGCAAATCTGCCTATTGTTCGGACCGAGCGCGGCGGGTGGCGCATATATCCCCGCTTTCTGCGACATCGTGATCATGGTGGACGGCAACGCCAGCATGTATCTCGGCTCACCGCGCATGGCGGAAATGGTCATCGGTGAGAAGGTGACATTGGAGGAGATGGGCGGGGCGCGAATGCACTGCACCGAAAGCGGTTGCGGCGATATGTTGGTGAAAAATGAGGAAGAAGCGATAGCCGCCGCTCGCCGTTACCTGAGCTATTTCCCCCCCAATTGGCAGCAAAAACCCCCTCTAATAGAAGCTAAAGAAGCCACGCCCGGCAAGCCCATCAGCGCGATTGTACCCTCGAACCAGAACAAAGCCTTTAACATGATGGATGTTATCAATCGCCTGATAGACGAGGGCAGTTTCTTTGAGATGAAGCGACTGTTCGCCCGCGAGTTGATAACCGGATTTGCCCGTATCGGTGGACGCGCCGTTGGGATACTGGCGAACCAGAGTCGCGAGAAGGGCGGCGTGCTGTTCGTGGATTCCGCCGACAAAGCCGCACGTTTTATCTGGCTGTGCAACGCTTTCAACATTCCGCTGCTGTTCCTCTCGGACGTGCCGGGCTTTATGATCGGCAGCAAGGTCGAGCGGCAGGGCATCATCCGGCATGGCGCGAAAATGATTGCCGCCGTTTCGGAAGCGACTGTGCCGAAAATCTGCGTGGTAATTCGCAAATCCTACGGCGCGGGCTTGTACGCTATGTGCGGTCCCGCCTTTGAACCGGATTGCACCATTGCGCTGCCCACCGCCCAAATTGCGGTGATGGGTCCCGAAGCAGCCGTGAACGCGGTTTATTTAAACCAGATTATGGAATTGCCGGAAGAGCAGCGGGACGATTTTGTGCAAAGTAAGCGCGAGGCGTACCGCAAGGACATTGATATATTCCACCTTGCCAGCGAAATGCTTGTGGATACGATAATTTCGGGCGACGATTTGCGCGCGGAATTATTGCGCCGCTACGACCTTTACGCCGATAAAAACGTGGAGTTTACGCGCCGCCGCAACCCCGTCTATCCGGTGTAA
- a CDS encoding glycosyltransferase: MLISILTTGTRGDTQPYIALGLALQKAGHQVRVAAFENYESFVKEHGLEFYPIKGDVSKVTTTDSSIAAMKADNPLKVLFSFNKLKALVFDLQKDFFNACVGADAVVYHPGAAIGYFIAQRLKIPAILATPFPMTPTRDYPALIFYNTPRLGKTFNLATHKIFGKIMWFASSSPVKQYWKQEFGHAPENFTSPFDKQNTQSLPTIVSCSNFVFPRPNDWSEHVYNTGYWFLEEEAAWKPSPALLNFLEKGAPPVYVGFGSIGDPALAAQTTALVIKALKLSGQRGILATGWSGLSNLADIPPEIFILESVPHSWLFPRMAAVVHHGGAGTTAAGLWAGVPSVLIPSGNDQFAWGRRVFELGVGAKPIPRKKLTAEKLAEAISFALTKEIKDAAKELGMKIQGENGAEAAAQIISNCVAQKTPA, encoded by the coding sequence ATGTTAATTTCGATTTTGACCACCGGCACGCGCGGCGATACGCAACCCTATATTGCGCTTGGGCTGGCGTTGCAAAAGGCAGGACATCAGGTGCGGGTTGCCGCCTTTGAGAACTACGAATCTTTTGTTAAAGAGCATGGGCTGGAATTTTATCCCATCAAGGGCGATGTTTCCAAAGTGACCACCACCGATAGCTCGATTGCGGCGATGAAAGCGGACAATCCGCTCAAGGTTTTATTCAGCTTTAACAAACTTAAAGCGCTTGTATTTGATTTGCAAAAGGATTTTTTCAACGCTTGTGTCGGCGCAGACGCGGTTGTTTACCATCCGGGCGCAGCAATCGGGTATTTTATCGCGCAGCGGCTTAAAATCCCCGCGATTCTTGCTACGCCTTTTCCCATGACTCCCACCAGAGATTATCCCGCCCTGATTTTCTACAACACCCCGCGTTTGGGCAAAACTTTTAACCTTGCCACGCACAAGATATTTGGGAAGATTATGTGGTTCGCTTCCAGTTCGCCTGTCAAACAATACTGGAAGCAGGAATTTGGTCACGCGCCTGAGAATTTTACCTCGCCCTTCGACAAGCAAAACACGCAGAGTTTACCGACAATAGTTTCTTGCAGCAACTTTGTTTTCCCACGCCCAAACGACTGGTCAGAGCATGTTTATAACACGGGCTACTGGTTTTTAGAGGAGGAGGCAGCTTGGAAGCCTTCCCCCGCCTTGCTGAATTTTTTGGAGAAAGGCGCACCGCCGGTATATGTGGGCTTTGGCAGCATCGGCGACCCGGCTTTAGCAGCGCAAACCACCGCGTTGGTCATCAAAGCGTTGAAACTTAGCGGGCAGCGCGGGATTCTGGCAACCGGTTGGAGCGGCTTGTCCAACCTTGCGGATATACCACCGGAGATATTTATACTCGAAAGCGTCCCGCACTCGTGGTTATTCCCGCGCATGGCAGCAGTGGTGCATCATGGGGGGGCGGGCACTACCGCCGCCGGTTTGTGGGCAGGCGTGCCGAGCGTATTAATTCCTTCCGGCAACGACCAATTTGCGTGGGGGCGGCGTGTTTTTGAACTGGGTGTAGGCGCAAAGCCCATACCGAGGAAAAAGCTCACCGCCGAGAAATTAGCCGAGGCAATCAGTTTCGCGCTAACTAAAGAGATAAAAGATGCCGCAAAGGAATTGGGCATGAAGATACAGGGCGAGAACGGCGCAGAAGCGGCAGCTCAAATCATCAGCAATTGCGTGGCGCAAAAAACGCCCGCTTGA